One stretch of Pseudomonas azotoformans DNA includes these proteins:
- the sixA gene encoding phosphohistidine phosphatase SixA, translating into MKLWILRHGEAEGHARTDAERNLTEHGRGEVLRSAAHLIGQPLSAIIASPYVRAQQTAHLVRDALGFEPEIRTVPWLTPDGNPLQVLEKLDTDDNVLLVSHQPLVGSLISFLQHGHQRLPQPMHTASLAELEGDFPLAGLMSLVSVKNP; encoded by the coding sequence GTGAAGTTGTGGATACTGCGCCACGGCGAGGCCGAAGGGCATGCGCGCACCGATGCCGAACGCAACCTCACCGAGCATGGCCGTGGCGAAGTGTTGCGCAGTGCTGCGCACCTGATCGGTCAGCCCCTCAGCGCGATCATCGCCAGCCCTTACGTACGGGCGCAGCAGACCGCGCACCTGGTGCGTGATGCGTTGGGCTTCGAGCCGGAGATCCGTACGGTGCCGTGGCTGACACCCGATGGCAACCCGTTGCAGGTGCTGGAAAAGCTCGACACCGACGACAATGTGCTGCTGGTCAGCCATCAGCCCCTGGTGGGCAGCCTGATCAGCTTTCTGCAGCACGGCCACCAGCGCCTGCCGCAGCCGATGCACACCGCCAGCCTGGCGGAACTGGAGGGGGATTTCCCGCTGGCGGGGCTGATGAGCCTGGTCAGCGTGAAGAATCCGTAG
- a CDS encoding DUF4389 domain-containing protein translates to MNDPKAAPKYESIALRILWMLVFALVWQVAQFLLGALVVVQLIYRLVYGAPNLGLMNFGDSLSQFLAQIGRFGSFHTEQKPWPFADWPTPRAPEGEAAHSVPPAPHPARDEEPKL, encoded by the coding sequence ATGAACGATCCGAAAGCAGCCCCCAAGTACGAATCCATTGCCCTGCGCATCCTGTGGATGCTGGTGTTTGCCCTGGTGTGGCAAGTGGCGCAGTTCCTGCTCGGCGCGCTGGTGGTGGTGCAACTGATCTACCGCCTGGTCTACGGCGCCCCGAACCTGGGCCTGATGAACTTCGGCGACAGCCTCAGCCAGTTCCTTGCGCAGATCGGCCGTTTCGGCAGCTTCCACACTGAGCAAAAGCCGTGGCCGTTCGCCGACTGGCCGACCCCGCGCGCGCCCGAGGGCGAAGCCGCCCACAGCGTGCCGCCGGCACCGCACCCGGCGCGTGATGAAGAGCCGAAACTGTGA